Sequence from the Bacteroidota bacterium genome:
GGTTGACGAAGCACAAGTGAACCGATGTCGAGCTCTCCGCGGACACAAAGCGAAGATACGCCGGTCCAGCGCAAGCCGCCAAGCCGGCTGGTTTGACAAACCCCCCTGCTTGGGTGTACCTTTGCGGACGTTCTAGGTATGCGGAAGCGGTAAACATGTACGCGCTAGTAGACATTCAGGGTCATCAGGTCCGCGTAGAGCCCAAGGCCCGTTTGCTTGTGCCCCGGCTCAAGCTGGAGCCAGGCGCCGAGGTGAGCTTTGATCGCGTGCTTTTGATCGCCGACGACTCCGGGCAGGTCCGGGTGGGAACGCCCCATGTAGAGGGCGCCTCCGTTCGGGCCCGTGTGCTGGGCGAGGTCCGGGATCGCAAGGTGATCGTCTTCAAGAAGCGGCGCCGCGAAGGCTACCGCGTAAAGCGGGGGCATCGGCAGCGTTATACCGAGATCGAGATCACGAGCCTAGAGGCGTAGGAGGCGGCCATGGCGCATAAAAAGGGCATGGGCAGCACCCGAAACGGCCGCGATAGCATCAGCAAGCGGCTGGGGGTGAAGGCTTTTGGCGGGCAGTTTGTGACGGCCGGCAGCATACTGGTTCGCCAGCGGGGCACGAAGTTTCATCCTGGCCGCAACGTGGGCCGCGGCGGCGACGATAC
This genomic interval carries:
- the rplU gene encoding 50S ribosomal protein L21, translated to MYALVDIQGHQVRVEPKARLLVPRLKLEPGAEVSFDRVLLIADDSGQVRVGTPHVEGASVRARVLGEVRDRKVIVFKKRRREGYRVKRGHRQRYTEIEITSLEA
- the rpmA gene encoding 50S ribosomal protein L27, with protein sequence MAHKKGMGSTRNGRDSISKRLGVKAFGGQFVTAGSILVRQRGTKFHPGRNVGRGGDDTLFALIDGQVRFSRGAKDRTFVHVDPL